The following is a genomic window from Halobacterium sp. R2-5.
CGATGGCCTGACTGGAGATGGTGTTGATGCCGCGGCCGCCGCGCTCGTACGGCAGCCGCGACCGCCCGTACTCCATGTCCAGGCCGTCCGCCACCCGGATGACCCCCGCCTCCGTCGTCAGCGGCGTCTCCGCCGTGTGGTGGCAGAGAATCGCGTGCAGCACCTCGCCCTTCACCCGGACGACCTCTTCCGTTTCGTAGAACTCGTCGAGCACGCGGTCGAGGACGTCCGACGCGAGCGGGATCGAGTAGTAGGGGTGGGCGTCCCGGTGGACGACGTGCCCGATGTCGTGCAGCGTCGCCGCGAGCGCGATGATGACCGCCTCGTCGGCTTCCTCCAGGCCCTGGTCGGCCGCGCCGTTGAACTCGACACCGCCGCGCTTCAGGAGGTCGTACAGCGTGAGCGCACGGTTCCGGACGATCTCGATGTGTTTCTTCCCGTGGTCGTTGTACCCCTTCCGGTTCACCGGGTTCACGTTCTGGGCCTCTAGGTACGTCGTAATCTCGCGGTCCTCGGTGACGAACTCGAGCACACGGTTCAGGCGCTCGTCGGGGAACGCGTGGTCCCCCTCGGGGTCGTACTTTCGACTGGAGCCGGACGGCGTGGCGTCGCTCATGACTCGAACGTTCGCGCGCCGGCGTGAAAAGTTGCCATGGCGGCCGCCTGCCGACCGCGGCGACCCCCTGTCCCCGGCCAGTAGGTTCCCAGGTAGAGACACGCTGGCACCCGGGTGGAGACGTTCCTACGGGGCTGAAAGGAGCATAAAGCCTATAATTGCGACAGGGCTACCAACGAATAGCGATGTTCACCAGCACCCCCCTGTTCATCGGCGGTCTGCCGGGCGGCATGGAGTGGGCAGTCATCCTGCTCATCGCCGTGCTCCTGTTCGGCGCGAACAAGATCCCGAAGCTCGCTCGCTCCAGCGGCGAAGCAATCGGCGAGTTCCAGAAGGGCCGCGAGGAAGTCGAACAGGAACTCCAGGAGATGCGCGACGGCGCCGACCCGACTGCCGAGGACGACAACCTCGACTCCGACACCACGCTCGATTCCGACACCACGCTCGACTCCGACACCACCACGGAGACGACCACGGACTCGGACACCGACTCCGAGACGCCGGCCGGAAACTAGCGTAACGGTTTTTCTCTGCCCCGCCCTCTCCCGACGTAGAGGGCGTGTGGCCAAGCGGATACGGCGAGAGGTTCCTAACCTCTAGATCGCGGGTTCGAGTCCCGCCACGCCCGTTTTCTGCCGAGCGAAGCGAGGCGAAAACGGGCAGGGGCTCGAATCCTGCCAGTCGCGCACAGCGAACGGAGTGAGCGAGCACGTCTGGCTCCGGTTCGAGTCCCGCCACGCCCGCTCGTTCACTTCGTTCACTCGCGGGCATGACGTACCTCGCGAACGCGGAGCGTTCGCTCAGTCCCGCCACGCCCGTTCACTCGCTCGCGCTCGTTCGCGGGCGTGGCGTTATCTCGCTCGCTGCGCTCGCGAGACTCCCGCCACGCCCTCCCTCCGACGCCTGTTCCAATGCTGGAGAGATAGCTGAGCTAATTGCGATTTCACTACGTTTGGTTACCAGATACGTACGTGTTCGTGGTCGCTCGCCGACAGCCCCCCGTCAGGTTCTTGCCGGTTACCCGCCAAGCGGGGAGGCATGGACGCGCGCGGGCAGACTGAGGTCGTGGGGGTGGTGTTGCTGCTCGCCATCACCATCGCCGGAGTCGGGGCCATCGTCGCAGTGGGCGGCAGCGCGCTGGAGACGGCGCAAGACCAGTCGTCGGTCCAGCGCGCCGAGCAGTCGATGAGTCTCTTCGACGCGCGCAGCGCGCTCGTCGCGCTCGGGCGGACCGACGGCCAGTCGCTGTCGCTGGCGAACTCCGAGCGCGGCAGCTACGAGGTGCGGCCGGACACGGGACGCATGGTCGTCGTGAAAGAGACCGACGACAACTCGACCGAGTACCTGAACACGACGCTCGGGTCCGTGGTCTACGCGAACGGCGACAGCGAGGTCGCCTACCAGGGCGGCGGGGTGTGGCGGTCGCGGGGCGCGGGCGCGGAGATGGTGTCGCCGCCGGAGTTCAACTACCAGGACGCGACGCTCACGCTCCCCGTGATTCGCGTGACCGGCGGCGAGACGACGGCCGCTGGCGCGCCGACCGCGCGCGTGACGCGCAACGACGCCGAGTCGAACCGCTCGGTGTTCCCGGGGCCGGGGCGGTCGAACCCCCTGGAGAACGGCACCGTCACCGTCGCCGTGGAGAGCGAGTACTACCGGGGCTGGGCGTCGTTCTTCCGCTCGCGGACGACCGGGAACGTCACCGTCGTCGACAGCGAGAACCGCGTCGAACTGGAACTGCTCGCGCGCGGGTCGGGCGGCCAGTTCACGCTCGAAGAGACGCCCCTGGAGCTGCGCGGGCTCGCGGGCGAGGACCCCGTGGAGTCGCTGACGTTCACGCTGGAGCCGAACAAGAACTCCGACTTCAGCGACCTCCACTGGACGCTCGTCGCCGACGACGGCGGCTCCAAGCGCTTCGAGTTCGACATCCAGGGCGCGAACCTCTGCAACGACAATCAGCCCGAGGTCACGCTGGAGTACACGGACGGCGGGACAACTCACACGTGGACGGGCGACGACCGCTTCTCGGAGACCGACTCGACGTACGCGTACAGCTGTGACGACGACGACACGCCGACGATGCACCTCGACCTGACGGGGGACACGAACCTGACCTACCAGGGCGACGGGTCGCCGCCGACCGCGGACAACGCAACGGGCACGCTCGTGAACTACGCGCTCGGCGAGATGGGGCCGAACGTCGACCTGACGGTGCTCTCGAAGGGCAAGGAGAATCCACCCGGGAACTCCGGGAGCACGGACCTCGACGCGTCGACGGGCGAACTGGAGTACAACTCTTCCGGGGAGCGCGTCGTCACGTTCCTCCACGTCACGGAGAACGCCGTGAACGTGACCGTCGAGTAGTCAGTCCATGCTGACGTCGACGTAGACGCCCTGTACGTACACTTCGTCGCCCGGGAGTGGGCACTCCACTTCGCCGGTGCGGCCGTCAGCGGGGCCATCACAGTTCGTGCCGAGCTCTTCCTCTAGGTACCGCTCCCAGGCGGCGGCCCGCGGCGACGTCACGGTGAGGTTCGCGGGCGTGGAGAAGCGCTCGACGTCGCGGGAACTGACTGCTGTCCGGACGAGCAGTCGGCGCGTGTTGTCCGTCGCTGCCTCCCGGCTAGCGGCTTCGGTGGCGACGACGGGGACGAGCGTGCGGTCGCCGGCGGCGACGCGCGGCCGCTCGAACATCACGGCGCGGTCGCCGTACTCGCGGAACAGCGCGCCGTTCGCGTACACCAGCCTGTCGCCGTCGTCCGCGCGGTAGACGATCGGCTCGACGGTCGCCTCGTAGAACCGCCCGCTGTCCGTGGAGACGTTGAACGAGACCGGGTCCGCGAACCCGAGCGCGCCGTCCGAAAGCAGTACTTCCGTGGTGCGACTGGGCGCGCCGCGGACCGCGAGGTCCTCGACGTTCGAGTCGAGCACGTCGAACGCGCGCTCGGTGTTCGAGAACTGCTGGGCGTCGCGCGCGCTGGTGAGCGCGTCGAAGCCGCCGACGTAGACGACCGCGACCGTCGCGACGATGACGCCGAACACGAGCACGAACCCGAGCGTGTCGCTGACCGCGCGGCGAGTGTCGTTACGCATCTTCGACCTCCAGACGACTCCCGTCGTAGACGACGACGAAGTCGCCGCCGGAGACGGTGGCGTTCTCGACGGGCACCTCGGTGTGGTACTCGACGGTGATCGTGACGTCGGAGCGCGCGCGGTCGAGAACGACGGTGTCGTCCCCGGACTCGTTCACGGCGACGTCGTACCGGAGGCCCGCGACGTTCGGCGGCGCCTCGACGACGTACTCGACGCTGCCGCCGTCGCTGGCGCGCGCGAGCCGGTCGGCGGCCGCGAGGTCCGCGGCGACGCGGTCGCCGACGACGCGGAGCTCCGTCTCGACGGCGCGGTCGCGCTGGGTCTCCACGAGCGAGCCCGCGGAGAACAGCAGCATCGTCACGAGGATGGCGGCGACCCCGACGTTGAGCACGTAGCCCAGCGCCGTCGAGACGCCGCGGTCGTCGCGACGCAAGCTCACATCCGCCATACGACCACCTCCACTTCCACGACCGCGTACGAGTGGCCGGGCGCGTTCGGCGCGAAGTACCGCTCGTCCGCCGCGTCGTCGACGTCCGCGAGCGTCTCGTCGGTCGGGGCGAGTTCAGCGCCGTCGCGCTCGGTCGTCGACTGGTTGTCGTACAGCGTGACCAGCCGCGTCGCGGCGACGGCGTCCGCGCTCGGCTGCCCGTGGTAGACCAGCCGGCGGACGCGGCGCTCGCCCGCGTCGTTCACGTAGTAGACGTTGACGTTGTACGCGACGGCGCGCTCGCCGAACGTCTCCTCGACGGCCAGCAGGAACGACACCTCGTGTTCGGGGTCGCCGACGTAGTAGCCGTTCGCGTCGGCGTCCACGAACGACGCGCCGGTGCCGTTCCAGAAGCGCAGCGTCCGCGAGAGGTTGCCGTTCGAGCGTTCGGTCTCCAGCAGCCCGGAGGCGGCGCGCTCGTGCTGGGTCTCGATGTGCTGGCTGGCGGTGCTCGCGGTCAGCGGCGTCACCGCTGTCGCCTGAATCGTGAACGCGACGGTCGCGACGATCAGCAGCGAGGCCGCGACGCCCTCCAGGGTGTGCGCTTGCGCCCGCACGCTACCACACCCTCACGACGAGTTCGAGGCGGTCGCCGCCGACGGCCACGGTCCGCCACGCGACGGTGGTGTCCGCGTCCTCGGGGACTGTCCGGCCGGTCGCGGCGCGCACGTCCCCCTCCCCGACGGTCGTGACGTTACCCTCGGTGTCCTCGATGGTGACGTTCACCGCCTTGTAGCCGCGGAGCGGGAGTTCCGCGACTTCGCCGTTCTCGAAGAACGCGGCGGTCCGCTCCGCGTCGAGGCTGTACGGGCTGTCCGTCGACCCGAGGCGGTCGGTCGCGAGGTCGTCGGCGATGCGGTTCGCGGACACGGGGTCGCCGACGTCCGGGTCGGCGAACGGCGTGATGATGCCGGGGACGAACGCGAACGCGAACGCCACGGTCACGAGGAAGACGCTGACCCCGACCGCGAAGTCCATGGTGGTCTGTGCGCGGGCCATGGTCACGCGAAGGAGAACGCTATCAGCGCGACGGTCGGCAGTATCACCGCGAACTTCACGCCCGAGAGCAGGTCCGCGTCCCGGATGTAGCCCGCGACGAACCCGGAGATGATGCCCTGCATCGTGACCGCGTGGAAGAACATCATCCCCAGCTTCTCGGTGTCGATGTTCCCGCCGAAGCTCACCTGGTTGCTCGCGCCCTCCGCGGCGCCCGCCGTCGACGTCTCCAGTCCGCTCATCGTGCCGAGGAACTTCACCTGCAGGATGACCATCACGGCCAGCAGCGTGAGGTACGTCATCACGATGATGACGACCTGCATGCGGGCCCGCGACCGCCGCTCGCGCTCGATGTCGTCCTGGTTCTCGCTGGCCTGCGCGGCCGTCGACAGCACCGCCGTGATCTGGCTGGAGGCCTCCTGAGCCTTCGAGATGAGCTTCACGGTGCGGGCGAGCCGCGGGATGTGGTACTTGTTGTTGAACTCGACGAGCGCGCGCTTCAGGCTCGTGCCGTAGTTGACCTTCGCGTACATCACCTCGAACTCGTGGCCGAGCTTCCCGCTCGTGGTGTCCGAGACGGCGCCGATGGACTCCAGAATCGTCATCCCGGTGTCGTTCGCGGAGGAGAGCTTCCGGAGGTTGTCCGAGAGCTTGTTCGTGATGCGGCGCCGCGAGCGCACGTTCCACTCGCGGAACACCGCCAGCGGGATGCCGATCAGGTACAGCGGCAGGTAGACGTAGAGGAACGTCCCCCAGATCGGCGCCTCGACCATCCCGTCGAGGCTGGTCGGCGCGACCCCCGCGAGCACCGTGTTCGTGAGCAGTACGACCGTCACGGGGACGGTGAACGCGAGCGTGAACAGGGGGTTGTTCCGGAAGAAGCGCGCGGGGTGGCGCATCAGCTGTTTCGTCTCGTAGGTGCCCTCGCGGCGCTTCACGCGGTCGAAGACCGAGTACTCGCCGACGAAGCGCTCGACCAGCCCGAGGCTGAGCAGGCCGGGCTCGCGGCGGCCGTCGTCGCCGTCGTCGAACTCCAGGTAGCCGTCCCCGATCTCGTCCTGTTTGACCGTGGAGACGAGCACGAGGAACCCCAGCCCGACGATCGGCGTGAGCACGTAGACGGTGGCGTACAGCAGCCGCATCTGGGCCTGCCCGAGCATGCTCATGATGACGAGGATGATGATGAGCAACAGCGGGAACAGGGACAGCGTCATGTACATCTCGCCGAACAGCTCCAGCGTGTCGAGCGTGAGCTCCTGTTGCTGTTTGGCGGTGCGCATGTGCTTGTCCTTCTTGTCCGAGAGGAACTCCGTCATGTCACCGCCGGAGTTGATGATGGAGAGCATGTCCGTCAGAAACTGGCTGAGCTCGTCGCTCGGCGTCTCCATCGAGCGATTCCGCACCGCCGTCCGGTAGTCCGTGTCGAAGTACTCGGTCTCCTGGACGATGCTGCGGAACTCCATGGCGACCTCGCCGTACGTGTCGTCGGCCTTCGCCATCGCCTCCAGAATCTCCAGCTGGTTCATCCCGCCGATGGAGAGCGCGTACATGAAGGAGACGGCGTCCGGCAGCAGCATGTTGATCTCGCGCTCCCGGCTGCTCGACCGCATGTACGGCACCGAGAGCAGCCCGCCGAACCCTGCAGCGAACCCGAGCAGGCCGAAGACGAGCCCGGTGACGACGACGAGCGCGGGAATCTTCAGCGCCTGCACGATGGCCAGGAGCGTCTCGTTCGGCACGGGGACGCCGATGAGCGTCTCCGTCTCCACGAGCCCCGTGTAGAAGAGCCCGTAGCCGAGCGCGAGCCCGAGCAGCCACAGCACGACGCCGACGGCGACGCCCACGCCGATGGCCCGCGAGACGAACAGCTCCACGGGGTCGTCCATGCGCGCTTCCGCGAGCTTCGTCTCCACGTCCGCGACGAAGTCGCTGCCGTCGCTGAACGCCCACTGGTAGACCGGGAAGAACGCGTCCGCGATCGAGTCCGCGCCCTCCCCGAACGCCTGCGACCCCGTGCTCATTCGGTTCCCTCCTCGCGCTCGCTCGCCGGCTCGCCGCCGTCCGTCGCCTCGCCGTCCGGCTCACTGTCCGTGGGCGCCGCCGGTTCGAAGCTCCCGAACCCGTCGTCGGTGTCGTCGACGCGCACGACGGCCGCGTCGAGGTCGTCGTCGGCGAACGGGTCCGGCGACGGCTCGGTGTCGGGTTCGGATGCGGGCGCGGTTTCGTCGCCGTCCGCCGACGCGCGCTCGCTGCCGGGCGCGAACTCCGCGTCGGTCACGCGCTCGATGGCGGCTTCGAGGTCGTCCGGGTCGAGGCCGCGGGCCTCCGCGACCACGTCCTGGTCGGCGGCGTCGGGCGCCAGCGCGGACGCCAGCGAGTCCGGCACTTCGTCCTCGTACTCCGCGAGCACGCCGCCGTCTCCCCGCGCGGTCTCGAGGATGCCCTCGGCCTCTTCGAGCACGCTCTCGGAGGGGTCGGGGCGGGGGACCATCGCCTCCTTGTCCGGGTCGACGTCGATGAGCACGCTCTCCATCCCGCGGAGGTCTTCGAGCGCGTCCTCCAGCTGGTCGTTCGCGACGAGCGTGAGGATGGTGTCGGGGTCGTTGATGTACGCCTGCGCGGTCGCCGCGACCTGGGCGTACTCGTTGAGGCCCTGCTCGATGAGGTACGCCAGCAGGACGCGGCGCTCCTGGAGCTGGCGGTCGAGCTCCTGCTGGGTCCACCCGCGGTCGAACTTGATGTCCTCCAGCGTCGAGGAGTCCGCCGTCTGGCGGTAGGTGTCGTCCTCGGGCTCCCACTGGAACACGTCGTTGACGTTGATCTCGTCGTTCTCGGGGTCGTAGCGGTTGATCTCCGTGATGGAGCGGTTGCGCCGGACCTTCTGTCCCCTGACCCGCGTCTGGGACTGCACGGAGACGAGGTCGAGCGCCGTGAACAGCGTCTTCGAGACGTTGATGGGCTCCGTGGTGAAGCGCTTGAGGACCTCGCCGACGTTGTCCGCGTGGAAGGTGGTGTACGTGGTGTGGCCGGTGGACATCACCTGGAAGAGCGTGCGGCCCTCCTCGCCGCGCACCTCGCCCATCACGATGTAGTCGGGGCGCTGGCGGAGCGCGGCCTCCAGCAGGTCGAACTCGTCGATGTCGCCGGTCTCGTCCTCGCCGAAGCTCGGGCGGGTGACGCTGGCGATCCAGTTGCGCTGCGGGAGCTCGACCTCGCGGGTGTCCTCGATGGAGACGATCTTCGCGTTGCTCGGGATGAACAGCGAGACGGCGTTCAGGCTCGTGGTCTTCCCGGACGCCGTGCCGCCCGCGAACACGAGGCTCTTGTGGGACTCGATGCAGAGCCAGAGGAACGCCATCTCGTCGAGGCTGAACGTCTGCCAGTTCACGAGGTCAACGGGGGTGAACGGCACGTCCTTGAACTGGCGGATAGTGTAGTTGGTGCCGTGGTCGCTGACTTCCTGGCCGAGCGTGAGCTGGGCGCGGGAGCCGTCGCGGAGCGTGGCGTCGACCTGCGGCTGGCGCTTCGAGATGCCCTTCCCGGAGCGCTGGGCGAGCTTCACGACGAAGTCGTCGAGGCTCTCGCGGCCGTGGTAGACGTTCGTGATGAGGTTCTCGTAGTCGGTGTGGTAGACGAACACCGGCGAGTCGTAGCCGTCGCAGGAGATGTCCTCGACGTTGATGTCGTGTTTGATGCCGTCGATGCGCTCGTAGCCGATGAAGTTCCGCTGGAGGACGTACAGCAGCGTCTCCACCTGGTACTGCGTGAGCGCGTCCGGGTCCTCCGCGAGCACCGCGGGCTCCGGGCGCGCCATGATGCCGTCGAGGTGGCCGTCGTCGCTCTCGGTTGGGAGCTCGCCGCGGCCGATAGCTGCCAACAGCTTGTCGACGAGCGACTGCTCTCGCCCGACGGGGCCGTCGTAGAGGTCGTAGCGGTCGAGCAGCTTTCGCGTCTCGCGCTCGATGACGCCGCGGCGCTCGGGGTCGTCGCCGGCCGCCGAGACGTCGTCGCTGGCGTACTTGATGGCGGTGCGGAGCTTCTCCGTGAGGAACTCCTGGAGGTCCGTCTCGATGGGGTTGCGGTACGGCTCCACGAGGTAGTACTTCTTCTCGTTCTCGCGGTCGGAGTGGAAGATGACGACGAACGCGTACGGCTTGTTCACCCAGTAGCGCTCCACCTCTCGGAAGTGCCGTTTCTTCTCCATCGGCACGGCCTTCTCCAGGTCGTAGCGGTTCGCGATGGTCGTCTGGCCCGCTACGGTGGAGAAGAACGCGTCCTCGTCCATCTCCTCGCGGATGTCGACGGTTCGCTCGTCTTCGAGGTCGAGCATGCTGTCGGCGGCTCCGTCTTTCACGGACAGCCAGTGCTCGACGTCGTCGGGGTCGAAGCCGAGGTACTCCACGGGGTCGAACCGGACGATGTCGCCGTCGTCGTCGCGGGGCCGCGTCCAGTCGTTCTCGCCGACGTAGTAGTACTCTCGCTTGAAGTGCTCCCACATCCAGTCGTCTTTCACCACGGGCGTCGTCTCGGGGTCGGTGAACTCGTCGAAGTAGTCGTGGAAGTTGCTCGCGCGCCGCGCCGCCGTCGCGAGCACGCCGCCTTTCTCCTCGGGGTCGAAGCCGAGGTCGTCGCTCGGGTCAGCGTCCACGGCGTCCCACTTCGGCTCCGGCGGGTCCGCGCCGAGTTCGTCCCAGTCCGGGTACGGCGGCCCGACCTCCTCGTCGTCCGGCGTGTCGGTGGCCGCGAGCTCGTGCCGGACGCGCTCGCGGCGCTCGCGCACGCGGTCGGCGGCGTCGCCGTCGCCGTACTCCTCCAGATAGTCCACCCAGGAGTAGTCGCCGACCGTCGCGCCGCCGTCCGCGAGTTCGATCGCGGGCGTGAGGTGTCGCCAGTCGAAGTCGCGGCCCCGCTCGCTCAGTGTGCCCTCCGCTGGTGTGTCGTCGGTGCCGCCGCTGGCGGTCGCCCCGCCGGCCCCGGCATCGTCGCCTGCCATTGGGGGGTACTGGCCGGGCAGCCGCAAAAACCCTTGCGACCGATTACCACGGGAGTTGACAGGAGCGCGGCCGTGCTACCGGTACTCGTCCACGACCGTCACTTCGCCGTCCGCGACCTCGATGTCCACGAGCGCGGTGACGTCGTGGGGCGAGTCCGCCATCGCGCTCGCCGAGCCGACCTTCCGGATGACCACCACGACGTCCGCGATTTCCGCGCCGATGTCGTCGAGGGCGTCCGTGAGCGCGCGCAGCGTCCCGCCGGTCGACAGCAGGTCGTCCAGCACGAGCACGCGGTCGCCCTCGCTGACGTCGTTGACGTACATCTCGCTCTCCGAGTAGCCGGTCTCCTGGTGAACCTCGACCTCGCCCGGCAGCCCGTACTCGCGCTTGCGCACGACCGTCACGGGGAGGTCGGTCTGGAGGCTCACCGCCGTCGAGATGTGGATGCCCATCGCCTCCGGCGTCACGATCTTGTCCACGTCTTCGAGGTCCGCGACGCGCGTGATGCCGACGACGACCTCCCGCAGCAGCGCGGGGTCGAGCATCGGCACGCCGTTGCTGATTGGGAGGACGACGTACTCGTAGCCGCCGTCCTTCTCGATGACGGGCGCCCGCTGGAAGGACTCGCGTAACCGCTCCATACCCCGGGTTCGCCCGCCGAGCCAAAAGGATAGCGGGTCTCAGACCGACACGTCAGAGAACTCGAAGAACGCCGTCTCGTAGCCCTCGTGGCGGGAGACCTGCGGCGGCGTGTCGACGCTCACGGTCGCGTTCTCGACTCCCTCACCAGTGGAGACGACGGCGCCGTAGTGGTAGCCGATGTCGGCATCGAGCGTCGGTTCGAGGTCGTTATCGAAGACCCGTTCGCCGCCCGCGTCGACGGTCGCCGACAGCGAGGCGTCCGGGAGCACGAAGTCGTTGTGCGGCGTGCGCAGCGACGCCGCGACGTACGTCTCGCCGTCGCCGGCCGCGAGGTCCCCGAACTCGCTCGTGGTCCCGACGACCAGCTCGGCGCCGCCCGTCTCGCCGCGCCCCAGCACGGAAATCGGGAACGAGTCCTCCGGAGGCGCCTGTGACAGTCCGACGCTCTCCATTTCCATCGGCTCGACCGCGCCCTCGCTGCCCTCGCGGTCCGCGGGGATGTCCTCGAAGGAGAGCTCGTCGAGGGCGCTCCTGTCGAACGTGAACGAGAAGCCGAACTCCACGGGGTCAGTGGCGACCGACTCGCCGCTCGACCGCCGCGTCGACGACGGGACCACTCGGACCGTCACGTCGTAGTTGCCCTCGGGGCCGAGCGAGACGTTGTCGCCGTGGTGGACGCCCATCCGCTGGGAGAGCATCTGCCACGGCGTCACCGTCGAGCGCTCGCCGTCCGGGTCGGTGTACTCGACCTCCGGGCTGGCGGTCGGGAGCGCGGTCCCCGTCTCGGCGTCCCAGACCGAGGCCATCAGGTGGACGTCGTCCTCGCCGCGGACGTTCACGCGGTCGGTGTCCGCGTCCCGGACGAGCCAGAACCGGTGCGGGAACGTGTACGTCAGGGCGCACGCGTACCGTCCCCGGGTCTCCATTCCCGCCATCTCCATCCCCTCGACGTGCGAGGGAACGTACGCCGCGTTCGGGCGGTCGTCGGGGAGCGGCGGCTCGCGGCTCGCGCGCTCGGTTTCGAGGAAGCTCAGGCAGCCCGCGGTCGCACCGAGGCCCGCGGCCCCCGTCGCCGCGAGGAACGCGCGCCGGCTCGACTCACGCATCGCTGCCCTCCGGTGTGGGGAGCGCGCGGGTCGACCGCGGCGGCAGCAGGTAGTTGCCGCGGTGCGTGACCGAGAGGTACTGCCGGATGCCGTTGTTGCGCTTGCGCCCGACCGGCGTCTCGCCGCTGACCTCGTCGCCGTTCATCGCCTCGCGGGTGCGCTCGAAGGCCGCAATCTCGCGCTGGAGCGCGAGGAAGTGGACGCCAGCGTGGCCGCCGTCCGTCGAGTCGAAGTCCCGGCGGAGGATGACCGGGCGGCCGTCCTCGCGGACGCGCTGGAGCTTCTGGGAGTGCCCGACGACGCCGCGGTCTTCGCCCGTCTCCACGGGGTCGCCGCAGTCGTCCATCCCGGGGTCGGTGCCGAGGTTCCCGCCGGTTCCCTCGACGGCGCCGCTGTCGGCGTGCGCGGGACAGAACATCTGTGCGACTCTGGACTCGCGGTCGTCCTGCTCGTACCACTGCGTGAGGTTCAGGTCGATGTGAGAGGCGTGCTGGGTGGTGCCGCCCGCGAACGGCCCGGACTGGATGGTGACGCGGTCCTCGGTCGCCTGGCTCTTCTC
Proteins encoded in this region:
- a CDS encoding type II secretion system F family protein, with protein sequence MSTGSQAFGEGADSIADAFFPVYQWAFSDGSDFVADVETKLAEARMDDPVELFVSRAIGVGVAVGVVLWLLGLALGYGLFYTGLVETETLIGVPVPNETLLAIVQALKIPALVVVTGLVFGLLGFAAGFGGLLSVPYMRSSSREREINMLLPDAVSFMYALSIGGMNQLEILEAMAKADDTYGEVAMEFRSIVQETEYFDTDYRTAVRNRSMETPSDELSQFLTDMLSIINSGGDMTEFLSDKKDKHMRTAKQQQELTLDTLELFGEMYMTLSLFPLLLIIILVIMSMLGQAQMRLLYATVYVLTPIVGLGFLVLVSTVKQDEIGDGYLEFDDGDDGRREPGLLSLGLVERFVGEYSVFDRVKRREGTYETKQLMRHPARFFRNNPLFTLAFTVPVTVVLLTNTVLAGVAPTSLDGMVEAPIWGTFLYVYLPLYLIGIPLAVFREWNVRSRRRITNKLSDNLRKLSSANDTGMTILESIGAVSDTTSGKLGHEFEVMYAKVNYGTSLKRALVEFNNKYHIPRLARTVKLISKAQEASSQITAVLSTAAQASENQDDIERERRSRARMQVVIIVMTYLTLLAVMVILQVKFLGTMSGLETSTAGAAEGASNQVSFGGNIDTEKLGMMFFHAVTMQGIISGFVAGYIRDADLLSGVKFAVILPTVALIAFSFA
- a CDS encoding HD domain-containing protein, which produces MSDATPSGSSRKYDPEGDHAFPDERLNRVLEFVTEDREITTYLEAQNVNPVNRKGYNDHGKKHIEIVRNRALTLYDLLKRGGVEFNGAADQGLEEADEAVIIALAATLHDIGHVVHRDAHPYYSIPLASDVLDRVLDEFYETEEVVRVKGEVLHAILCHHTAETPLTTEAGVIRVADGLDMEYGRSRLPYERGGRGINTISSQAIESVTLQDGDDRPVLVEIEMRNAAGVYQVDNLLKEKLHESRLEDDVRIVALNTGGDSDQLVERIEL
- the hpt gene encoding hypoxanthine/guanine phosphoribosyltransferase translates to MERLRESFQRAPVIEKDGGYEYVVLPISNGVPMLDPALLREVVVGITRVADLEDVDKIVTPEAMGIHISTAVSLQTDLPVTVVRKREYGLPGEVEVHQETGYSESEMYVNDVSEGDRVLVLDDLLSTGGTLRALTDALDDIGAEIADVVVVIRKVGSASAMADSPHDVTALVDIEVADGEVTVVDEYR
- a CDS encoding twin-arginine translocase TatA/TatE family subunit; the protein is MFTSTPLFIGGLPGGMEWAVILLIAVLLFGANKIPKLARSSGEAIGEFQKGREEVEQELQEMRDGADPTAEDDNLDSDTTLDSDTTLDSDTTTETTTDSDTDSETPAGN
- a CDS encoding archaellin/type IV pilin N-terminal domain-containing protein, which encodes MDARGQTEVVGVVLLLAITIAGVGAIVAVGGSALETAQDQSSVQRAEQSMSLFDARSALVALGRTDGQSLSLANSERGSYEVRPDTGRMVVVKETDDNSTEYLNTTLGSVVYANGDSEVAYQGGGVWRSRGAGAEMVSPPEFNYQDATLTLPVIRVTGGETTAAGAPTARVTRNDAESNRSVFPGPGRSNPLENGTVTVAVESEYYRGWASFFRSRTTGNVTVVDSENRVELELLARGSGGQFTLEETPLELRGLAGEDPVESLTFTLEPNKNSDFSDLHWTLVADDGGSKRFEFDIQGANLCNDNQPEVTLEYTDGGTTHTWTGDDRFSETDSTYAYSCDDDDTPTMHLDLTGDTNLTYQGDGSPPTADNATGTLVNYALGEMGPNVDLTVLSKGKENPPGNSGSTDLDASTGELEYNSSGERVVTFLHVTENAVNVTVE